Within the Buteo buteo chromosome 2, bButBut1.hap1.1, whole genome shotgun sequence genome, the region TGTCCTTTACCCGCATTACTGCTTAGCTTTCTGCTTTGAAACTCATTAGCTATGAAATTGTCACAGACAAATAAGCatcagtttgttttttgtgttgttaAACACATATAAAACCATGAGGTTGAGaggtattaaaaacattttgaattcCTACTTACATTTTTTCCACCATAGCAGccttcacatttcattttccccatatctgtgtataaaataaattttttaataagtttaCCTTCcgcaccacctcctcctcttcttggCGCTTTTCATAATGAGAAAAGTCATCAAAGATGGAGGTCGTGTGCTTGTAAGTAGCAATAATTTTAAgcacttgttttgctttttctaaggGCACCTCCTGTGTATCACGGGAGTTTGTAACAGGTTTGTTGTCATTGTTCTCCAGCCTGATGTGTCGGAGCTGGTTGTTGGGTACATCCTTCACAAAGATCCACTTGACATCAAATTTCCCCTTCCACTTGTCCTGAGACCAGACACCTGCACTGGTGCCATAGTCCACAGGTGATTTCATCTCTGCTACTCCACAGAAGTGTCCACTGCCATTGACACTGAACAGCAAGTAGACTGGACCCTTGCTATTCATGGACCGAAAAGCACTGTCCAGGCGTTTGTTGCCATGTTCCGTACTACACCAAATAGAATACTTAATGGAACGATGAATATCATCCTCAGAATAGCTTTTTATTATGAACACACGTCCATTTTTAAGGTTCCATTCAAAATCTTTAGGGTTATAGCTGTGAGcagctttcagtttttcaaGAACAGGATGGGACTCACCACTTGGAACAGGGTTAGGCTGGGTACTGCCAGCTGAGTTGCTGTCATTACCAGTTCCTCCACTTTGGccaaaagctgcatttctgttgCGAGGAGCTACCCAGCGATTTTGGGGTGGCTGCTGAGGGGTCTGATACTGCGGCTGAGTCAATGGAGGAGGTTGAGCTGGAACAGGCTGAACAATTTGTTGCTGTGGTTGTGGAACAGACTGAGGAGAAGGTATCTGTTGAGGGGCAGGAACTTTTGCCACAGGACCCTTATTGTCCCAAGTACCTATGTCCATATTATGCTTTATAGGTGGAGGAGGCAATGCTCCTCCGATTACAGGtccagtttttgttttcattttaggcTGTGGTTTCGCAGGCTTGCTAGCTATAGCAGCCCAAGAGGTTGGTTTAGATACTGGCAAGTTTACATTAGATCCACCATTACCAGAGAGGGCACCTGTCATCCCAGCACTGTTGACAACAGAACCTACTGTTTTCACCGCAGAAGTTGTAACATCTCCACCAATCTTAAGTCCGACCATTCCCTGTTCAATACTGTTCATTCCAGGAGCTTTATTTAATGTATCATTATGAAATCCTGTTTGTCCATCCACAATGGTACCGCCCAGTGAACTAGGTGGGTAGCTGTAACTGCTCCCATATGCTGAACTTTGAGTCTGCTGTCCTTGGGATCCACTTGTTCCCCAGGCTGAGAAGGCAggattttcagggaaaaagtTAAACCGGTGTTGATAGATATTATTTCCCAGACCCCCAGGCTGTCCAAAAACAGCATCGTGCATAAAATGATGATCTCCATTACTGAGCTGTCCATACGTGGTGAGATATGGGATAGGAGGATCTCCTCCTGTAGACCATGGTGCTTCACTGAGAGAATAGGGGAACCCAATAGATGGTGGATAATAACTGGACAGATAAGGATCAGTCATTGATGGATAGCTACTGTtctgttaaagagaaaaaaaaaggtaacttcAGATATAAAACACCCTTCATTTATAAACAGCCACAACACTGTTCATTAccaaatggaaaagaacaatagagacaaagtaatttaatttctaattagAGATCTTAGTTCATACTCCAGGAAAGATGCAGGGCTAAAATGCAGTATCTGGGCATTTATAATACACACCAGGACTAGTGGCTCACAATGAGGTTAGTACTTGAGATTTTGAAAC harbors:
- the YTHDF1 gene encoding YTH domain-containing family protein 1 isoform X1, which encodes MSATSVDPQRPKGQDNKVQNGSLHQKDTVHDNDFEPYLSGQSNQNSSYPSMTDPYLSSYYPPSIGFPYSLSEAPWSTGGDPPIPYLTTYGQLSNGDHHFMHDAVFGQPGGLGNNIYQHRFNFFPENPAFSAWGTSGSQGQQTQSSAYGSSYSYPPSSLGGTIVDGQTGFHNDTLNKAPGMNSIEQGMVGLKIGGDVTTSAVKTVGSVVNSAGMTGALSGNGGSNVNLPVSKPTSWAAIASKPAKPQPKMKTKTGPVIGGALPPPPIKHNMDIGTWDNKGPVAKVPAPQQIPSPQSVPQPQQQIVQPVPAQPPPLTQPQYQTPQQPPQNRWVAPRNRNAAFGQSGGTGNDSNSAGSTQPNPVPSGESHPVLEKLKAAHSYNPKDFEWNLKNGRVFIIKSYSEDDIHRSIKYSIWCSTEHGNKRLDSAFRSMNSKGPVYLLFSVNGSGHFCGVAEMKSPVDYGTSAGVWSQDKWKGKFDVKWIFVKDVPNNQLRHIRLENNDNKPVTNSRDTQEVPLEKAKQVLKIIATYKHTTSIFDDFSHYEKRQEEEEVVRKVNLLKNLFYTQIWGK
- the YTHDF1 gene encoding YTH domain-containing family protein 1 isoform X2, coding for MSATSVDPQRPKGQDNKVQNGSLHQKDTVHDNDFEPYLSGQSNQNSSYPSMTDPYLSSYYPPSIGFPYSLSEAPWSTGGDPPIPYLTTYGQLSNGDHHFMHDAVFGQPGGLGNNIYQHRFNFFPENPAFSAWGTSGSQGQQTQSSAYGSSYSYPPSSLGGTIVDGQTGFHNDTLNKAPGMNSIEQGMVGLKIGGDVTTSAVKTVGSVVNSAGMTGALSGNGGSNVNLPVSKPTSWAAIASKPAKPQPKMKTKTGPVIGGALPPPPIKHNMDIGTWDNKGPVAKVPAPQQIPSPQSVPQPQQQIVQPVPAQPPPLTQPQYQTPQQPPQNRWVAPRNRNAAFGQSGGTGNDSNSAGSTQPNPVPSGESHPVLEKLKAAHSYNPKDFEWNLKNGRVFIIKSYSEDDIHRSIKYSIWCSTEHGNKRLDSAFRSMNSKGPVYLLFSVNGSGHFCGVAEMKSPVDYGTSAGVWSQDKWKGKFDVKWIFVKDVPNNQLRHIRLENNDNKPVTNSRDTQEVPLEKAKQVLKIIATYKHTTSIFDDFSHYEKRQEEEEVVRKERQNRNKQ